TATAGTTATTCATCTAACTTTAACTTCTCCTCAGCCGCTATTGCTTCATTGCTTTCGCAGGAACTAGGACTCTTTACTTCATTTGTAGGTGTTGGTGTACCTAGTGTTCCATTTAATTCATACTTAGTCTCTTCAGAAAATGGAACCGTTAGCTTTGCCTTATTTGGGTCTAATGGTAGCATAGTTTATTCTTCTACTATACCCAAGGCTTATGCAATAAATGGAGTTCCGTTAGTTATAGTTACTAATGCTAGCAATACATATTACATTGCATATGAAGTTAAAAGTTCAAACTCTACTTCGATAAACTTAATGATTATTAATCAAACTACTCCAGTGACTACAACAACTACAAAACAAGCATCTACAACTACATCAACTATTACCTCATCATCTTCTTCAATAAGCCCATTAATTATTGTTGGTATAGTAATAGTAATAATAGTAATTACTATTGGCGTAATCTTATTAAGAAAAAGGTAAATTCTTTTTTTTTAAATAATTTGTTTTATTTTAAGTTAGAATTAAAATGATAAGGATAGGATATGTTATAATTAAACCTTAATTTTAGTGGTAGCAGAACGATTTTCTTTACACTTATGAAAGCAAGGAATGAAGCAAAACAGCAGAAAGTATACTTAAGCTAATAACGACACAATTGAAGCAAAACAAACAGCATTACATGTAAATTTTATCATGTAGATGTTCTATTTAATTATCCCTCCCTAAACCATCCTTCCTTTGTCTTCTTATAACCTACAATTCTTTTCTCAACTTCCTTCTTCAGTTCGTCATATATAGATAGATCATCACAAATGAGTTTGCCTTCATAAAAGGCATCAATAACTATGGTATTAAATTCTTTGATTGCTTCCTTTACCTTATCAACGGGGATAAAATGGAGATCAACTTCAGCCCATGGTAAAGGTGGTTTTTCGTAACCAATTACAAGTAAATCCCAATCACTGTAGATTTTATTATCACCTCTAGCCCTAGAACCGAAAAGGATTACAGTATATTTCTTTTTCTCACAAAGAGATGCAATATACTCCTTAGCCTCTTTCTCCTCTTTCTTGTATAACTCAAGTAAGTCAGAAAGTAGAGAGTAATCTTTCCATGCATCTGACACATTTCTCACCTTCAGACTTATCTAAATCAACTAGGCTTTCTTCTGGGTAACGTGATCCAGTATAAAGAGTAGAAAGATAAGTGGCACATTCCATAATTTCATTGTCTACTTCCACATTTTTTATCTTTTTTACTTCCTCGATAAGCCTTTTTAATGAATGCGTGTAAATGATACTACCAGTATTTTGAACTAGTATACCTTTGAGTTTAAGTTCTACTGCCATATGACTATGGAAACAAGCTTCTGGATAGAAACCACGTTCAAGTAATAATTTTGCTACAATTCTTTCTCTCTCACTCTTTTCATTTTGCCATATGATATTGTTGAAAATTAAACAAAAAGGAGTTTGGATAATCAGATAGAATGAATTAACAGCAAAAACCAATGTCTTTCAAGGAATAGTCTTTTTACATTTACATGTTTAAGAATAACTTAAGCTTAAAGAAGATTGGAAAAGCTAGCCATAATTACGTACTCAACTAGAAGTTTACTCTTATCTCTAATTTATTTTCTTCCTAATTTATCAGACGTTTACAGAAAATAAGTTCTTTAAGCCAAAACAGAAAGAAGACTTTTGTATAAACTAATCTAATTATGCAATATTTATTTCTATACTGATGACTCTTTGTCTTGATATTGTTGAGTTATGAGGAATTTCCATAGAGGGATTAACTCAACTTCTTTCCCGTCTATTTTTTCTTTTCCTTCAGTATCCCACGTTATGATGATTAATTTGTGATTTTTGAATTTGTCAGAAAACTTTCTTAATCCCCTAAATTCCCTTTCATCTATCCCTCCAGCATCATAAGTAACTTGTATTGCTAAATCTTTAGTTACAAAATCAACTTCTCCAGTACCGTTAGAGTAATAGTACACATCTTTATACCTCTTGTAAAGTTCAAGGAAGACTAGGTTTTCCATTAGTTTTCCTATTTCAAAACCCTTGAGAACGTTAAATATTCCAGTGTCAATTACGTAGACTTTCCTTGAAAGAGTATATTTCTCCAAGGACTTCCCAGTAAATCTCTTTATGAAGAAAAATAGGTAAGCGTTTGATAAGCAAATGAAGTAATTTTCTACTGATTAGTGAGATAGATTAAATGCGTTTGCTAATCTTCGAGTTGATACTTCTTTTTCAAGTCAGCTAAGCCTTTAATGTCTTTTCTTGTTCTGCACCTTAATAAAACGTCTCTAGTCACTGTAAAGGTTAGTTAAGTACTCTCTGACGTTGAATTTAAATGTTTCGGGAAAACCGCCTTGCTGAAGGTAATTCCTTAACTCATCTTTTAATTTCGCTATTCCTCTGGTTGTTTCTTCGATCTTAACATCTTTGTATTTTAAATATTCTCTAAAAGAAAAAGGGAAGACTTGAAAGTCTAAGTGCCTACCAGTTAAATATGTTGCCATTTCTTCGCTCATTAATCTAGCGTTACTTCCAGTTACTATGACTGGATAATTTTCCCTTATTCTAGATACGAAAAGTTCCCATCCTTCAACGTTTTGTATCTCATCAAGAATTATAACATCTATCTTTTTCTTTATTTGATAACCCGCTTCAAGAATTTTATTTAGTTCATTTGCTTTAATTCCGTATAGCCTTTCGTCATCAAAGTCTACTCTTAAGTATTCTTTCCCTCTTGCAAGTTGTATTGCAAATATTGATTTTCCAGCTCTTCTAGGGCCAGTTATTAAATATGCAGTATTGTGTGAGATGGAGTACTTGTATTCTCTTTCTATTATTTTCTCTCTTTCGAGTTTATCCTTTAGTAATGCTTCTTGGTCTAAAATTATTCTTCTTATTTCCTCAACTTCCACAATAGACAGAGGAGTTGAAAGTTTAAAAATCTGTCAAATAATATTTGACAGAATAACGGAAAACTGTAAAATACTATTTGACAGTCCTTGTTTTTTTAGTTAAAATAACGTTAGGGCATACAGTTTACTATTTAAATTGCTTTTAACAAATTTGAAAATATCTTTTGAAGGGAAAAACAAGCAATATACTGTACTTAATTGCATAAGCTAACATAATTCTTATGTTTAAGTAGTAATTTTCTAGTTAAAAAATTTCATAATGAAGTTTACATGTAATGATATTAGAATATGGGTTATTTCGTATTCCTCAGCCTAAAACTTCTTAGTTTTTGTTCTTATAAGTACCGTGAAAGAACATAGCAGAGATTTTTTGCAAGCCTTTCAATGAGGAAGAAATTATGAGGGAATTAAAATACTAAATCTTCATTACGTAATTAACGGTTATGATAAACATCTGCTTGACAAAATTGAATTACAAAGACTAAGCTTTTATGGGAATAAGAATTTATGTAAAGAGAGTAAGATTAAGAAAGTGTTAGAGATTCTTGATCCAATAACAGTGATCAAGCCGTGCTGATTCCTCTCACAGAATAAAAGGGAATTATAGTTATTAAACCGAAACTCTAATCTTAATTCTAAGAAGCTTAAGAATTTTCCGGAAAGAATAAAGCGTGCCTTCTCCTAATATTTGTCTAATAGAAGTAACTAAGTCTGAAGAAGATATATGATTTTCCTAGTCTTTAATTATAAATTTAAACATGTAAAGGAAATTTTAGAAAATAGTTTTTTAACTATTAACTTTTTTATAGTAAGTGAAGGGGATGGCGTCCCCCTGAGGGGGGGGATTGATTTTTACCCCCTCAAACCGCCCGATCAATGAGGGCTGATGACGCCTACTTCTCTAGAAGTAGGTGAAAGCCCAGTGTTGAATCTAGTATTAACTCTAATATTAACTCCTATATTAGCTAATGCTTTTTATTTTAAAGGTATAAAATACTCTACTATAGCATCTGGAATATATCTCGTTTTTATTTCTTTATTAATGCTTTATTTTCACTTTAACATTCAGAACGAGTATTTTTTCGTTAGTAATATAACTTTATATTTCATACTAATGGTTTCTTCAATTTATTTGCTATCTTCTATCTTCTCTATGAGTTATTTGAAAGTAGAGGAGATGAGAATAAGCGAGAGACTATATTTTCTATTGCTGAACTTTTTCGCCTCTTCTATGCTATTTTCATTGGTTATAAACAATTTGGGTCTTATGTGGGTTGGTATAGAGGCTACTACTATCTCTACTGTTCTTTTGGTTTCAGCTGAAAAGTCTGAGGTTGCATTAGAAGCATCTTGGAGATACTTAATCTTGGTTTCAGCTGGGGTTACTTTTGCTTTTATTTCTGTAATACTTTTTTATTATTATTATCATACTTTAACTATCTCTACGTTATTGACTGAAAAATATAATGGTGGTTTGGTTCTTAAGTTTGCCTCAGCAATAGGTCTTATAGGTTTCGGGACTAAAGTGGGAGTTTTTCCGGTAAATACTTGGTTACCAGATGCTCATAGTGAAGCTCCACCTCCAATAAGTGCTATGTTTTCTGGTGTTTTATTGCCAGTAGCATTGTATGTTCTTCATATAATTTATCAGATTTCTCCTTTACCTACATTGTATTCTTGGTTTGCTGTAATATCTATAGTTGTTTCATCTTTAATTATGGCAAGTCAAACTAACATAAAGAGGCTTTTTGCCTATTCAACTATAGAGAATATGAACTTAGCCTTGTTAGGAATTACTTATGGGTCTTTATTTGGAGTTATAATTCTTCTTATATCCCACGCTTTTGGAAAAGCTGGAGCGTTTTATTCCTCTGGGTTAATCCTTACGAGTGTAGGAAGTAAGAGGATAGATAATTATGGATTATGGAGATTACGATTTACTCCATATTCTTTGATTTTGTCATCTTTAGCAGTAACTGGTGCTCCTCCTTTTGGAACTTTTATAGGAGAATTCTTAATATTATCCACTGTTTTGCATTACTCAATATTTCAATTTATTATAGTATTAATATCATTAGCTATAGCTTTTATTTCTATAAATTTCCATGTTAGTAGGATGGTCTTTAAAGGGGAGAGGGCTTTAATGGATGAAAACAAGGTAATGGGTTTTGTGTCTCTTATTTCTTCTATTATATCATTAGGCATTGGTGTTTATATCATATGGTGGGTTTTATGAAGAGAATTATAGGTAAACTTGGGAAATATTGCTTATATTCTGATTCAGTTATTGAGGGTGAATGCCCAGAAGTGAAAGAGGAGGAAGAAATGGGAAGAGTTGTTGGTTCTTTCACTTTTACTTATGGTCCTTCAGCTGGCGGTTTATTTGAATCTGTCAAAATGGAGATAGATACTTTTGGAGAGTATATAAGGAAGATTGCAGTTGATCCTTACTTTAAGTTAAGGGAGATAAAAGTTTTAGGAAAGAACATAGATGATGCTCTGCTTTTGATAGAGAGAATTAACGCTTCTTTCTCTGCCTCTCACAGTATTGCGTTTATTTCAGCCATTGAGAAATTTTCAGACGGAGAAACAAACCCAGATGTTAGTTACTTAAGGATATTAGAGATAGAGCTTGAAAGGATAAGGAATAACTTGTTTGTTATAGAGAGAATGGCTGAATCTGCTGGCTTCTTAGTACCTGCATATCAGTTGCTTTATTTAATAGAAAAAGTGAACAGAAAGATTGGAAAAATATTTGGGCATAGGTACTTTTTTGGGGTTAATTCGTTGAATGAGGTTAGAATAATTGATGATAATGTGAAGTTTGATGATATAGAAAGGGAGTTTAAAGAAATTTACCCAGATATAATTAAAAACAGAATATTTATAGATAGATTGCAAAATAATGGAGTTATAAAGGACGAGAGGAGTATAGGACCAGTTGCTAGGGCTGCTGGGTTTGAGTATGATGCAAGGAGGGAGGATTTACATTTGCCTTATAATGATTTTGATTTTTCGATACCAAGATATGATACTGGTGATGCTTTTGGGAGATTAATAGTTAGGGCTGAAGAGGTGTTTGAATCTCTAAGGATTATTTCTCAAATCAAACTAAAAAGAGCTAGACAAAGTATTAAGGTAAATGAAGGAGAAGGAATTGGAAGGGTTGAGAGTCCTTCTGGTGATTTAGCTTATAATGTTTCTATAAGTAATGGTAAAGTAATTGATTTGAATTTACTATCGCCATCTTCAATAAATATTAAATTTTTCTCTAAATCTATGGTAAAAAACATTTTTACAGATTTTCCATTTAATTGGGAAAGTTTTGGAATTTGGATCTCTGAAGTTGGGGTGAAGTTTGTATGAACTGGTTTTTGAAGGGTTTAAAAAAGGGTATAAAGACTGAAAGGGTTATACAAAAGAATGAAATTGCTTTATGGTCTACAAGGATAATGAAGGCTAAGGAAAATGGAAAAGTCAGTTGCCCAACTAGTGCTATAGAAAATAGTATATGGAATCCAGAAAGGTGTATCTTTTGTGGTAGATGTTATCCTTACTATTATCCTAACGGTGATGAGGACATTTTTGAGGTAAAGCAAAATAATAAGTTGTTTAAACGGTCTTTTTATGTTTATCCTATAGATGTTGGTACTTGTAGTGGATGTAACTTTGAGGTAAAATTGTTAGCTTCTCCTCAATATGACATGACAAGGTTTGGGATATTTTTCACAAATACTCCTAGACATGCTGATGCACTTTTAGTAATGGGTGTAATCACTGAAAGGATGGAAGAGGTTCTGGAGAGAGCTTACGATGCTATGCCTAATCCTAAATTAGTTATTACCATAGGCACTTGTGCTATTTCTGGTGGTATAATTGGGAGGAATCCTAAGATAAAACCTGATGTAGTAGTTTATGGTTGTCCTCCAAATCCTTACACTATTCTTAAAGCGTTAATAAAGGCTAAAGGTGACAAGTTATGAACCTCTTAATAGTTTATCTTGGCTTTATAATATCGGCGTTAATATCGATTTTTAACAAAAAGTTAGGATATACTTTTTCCGCTATTTTCTCTTCAATTTTTATATTTTATGGGGTTAGTGTTGGTAATATATTTGGGTATTTTTATGTTATAGCTGGATTAGTGTGGTTATTTTCTTCAATTTTTTCTATTTTTTATGATAATTATGGGAGATGGCTTTCTCCACTTTTTATAATTTCAATACTAGGGATGAGTGTAGCGTTTACATCAAATAACTACGTAAGTTTTCTAGCTGGCTGGGAGATAATGACTATTGGAT
The nucleotide sequence above comes from Sulfurisphaera javensis. Encoded proteins:
- a CDS encoding nucleotidyltransferase domain-containing protein, yielding MSDAWKDYSLLSDLLELYKKEEKEAKEYIASLCEKKKYTVILFGSRARGDNKIYSDWDLLVIGYEKPPLPWAEVDLHFIPVDKVKEAIKEFNTIVIDAFYEGKLICDDLSIYDELKKEVEKRIVGYKKTKEGWFREG
- a CDS encoding HEPN domain-containing protein translates to MIWQNEKSERERIVAKLLLERGFYPEACFHSHMAVELKLKGILVQNTGSIIYTHSLKRLIEEVKKIKNVEVDNEIMECATYLSTLYTGSRYPEESLVDLDKSEGEKCVRCMERLLSTF
- a CDS encoding DUF4143 domain-containing protein, encoding MEKYTLSRKVYVIDTGIFNVLKGFEIGKLMENLVFLELYKRYKDVYYYSNGTGEVDFVTKDLAIQVTYDAGGIDEREFRGLRKFSDKFKNHKLIIITWDTEGKEKIDGKEVELIPLWKFLITQQYQDKESSV
- a CDS encoding ATP-binding protein, which encodes MEVEEIRRIILDQEALLKDKLEREKIIEREYKYSISHNTAYLITGPRRAGKSIFAIQLARGKEYLRVDFDDERLYGIKANELNKILEAGYQIKKKIDVIILDEIQNVEGWELFVSRIRENYPVIVTGSNARLMSEEMATYLTGRHLDFQVFPFSFREYLKYKDVKIEETTRGIAKLKDELRNYLQQGGFPETFKFNVREYLTNLYSD
- a CDS encoding proton-conducting transporter membrane subunit → MNLVLTLILTPILANAFYFKGIKYSTIASGIYLVFISLLMLYFHFNIQNEYFFVSNITLYFILMVSSIYLLSSIFSMSYLKVEEMRISERLYFLLLNFFASSMLFSLVINNLGLMWVGIEATTISTVLLVSAEKSEVALEASWRYLILVSAGVTFAFISVILFYYYYHTLTISTLLTEKYNGGLVLKFASAIGLIGFGTKVGVFPVNTWLPDAHSEAPPPISAMFSGVLLPVALYVLHIIYQISPLPTLYSWFAVISIVVSSLIMASQTNIKRLFAYSTIENMNLALLGITYGSLFGVIILLISHAFGKAGAFYSSGLILTSVGSKRIDNYGLWRLRFTPYSLILSSLAVTGAPPFGTFIGEFLILSTVLHYSIFQFIIVLISLAIAFISINFHVSRMVFKGERALMDENKVMGFVSLISSIISLGIGVYIIWWVL
- a CDS encoding NADH-quinone oxidoreductase subunit B family protein; translation: MNWFLKGLKKGIKTERVIQKNEIALWSTRIMKAKENGKVSCPTSAIENSIWNPERCIFCGRCYPYYYPNGDEDIFEVKQNNKLFKRSFYVYPIDVGTCSGCNFEVKLLASPQYDMTRFGIFFTNTPRHADALLVMGVITERMEEVLERAYDAMPNPKLVITIGTCAISGGIIGRNPKIKPDVVVYGCPPNPYTILKALIKAKGDKL